In Candidatus Omnitrophota bacterium, a single genomic region encodes these proteins:
- the rpsI gene encoding 30S ribosomal protein S9, with amino-acid sequence MAENIYWSTGRRKKAVARVKLFSGSGVFSVNKEPLEKYFPIETLRTLIKQPLLLTKSIDKYDMIINVKGGGISGQAGAVRHGIARALVEADTGLKQTLRSLGFVTRDSRMKERKKYGQKGARRKFQFTKR; translated from the coding sequence GTGGCAGAGAATATATATTGGAGTACTGGCAGGAGAAAAAAAGCTGTAGCCAGAGTTAAACTTTTTAGCGGTAGTGGCGTGTTCAGTGTTAATAAAGAGCCATTAGAAAAGTATTTTCCAATAGAAACCCTTCGTACGCTTATTAAACAACCGTTACTCCTTACAAAATCTATAGATAAGTATGATATGATAATTAACGTCAAAGGAGGCGGTATCAGCGGCCAAGCAGGGGCTGTTCGCCATGGTATTGCCCGGGCTTTGGTTGAGGCCGATACAGGATTAAAGCAGACCTTACGCAGTCTTGGTTTTGTAACCCGTGACTCCCGTATGAAAGAGCGCAAGAAATACGGACAGAAAGGAGCCAGGAGAAAGTTTCAATTTACGAAGCGTTAA
- the argC gene encoding N-acetyl-gamma-glutamyl-phosphate reductase, which produces MLKVAIVGATGYTGEELVKILIDHPEAEITSLTAKIDQACRISDVFPRFCGKIDLECANLEDIAEVASKSQVVFLALPHRVSMSIAPEFLKLGKRVIDLSADYRLRDIALYEQWYKARHSSPSLAEEAVYGLPELYREEIKKAKLIANPGCYPTGIILALAPLLEKGLIDHSDIIIDSKTGLTGAGRKAAIELHFSEITENFKAYKINQHQHLPEINQELTKLAKHPVKITFVPHLAPINRGILSTIYLNETKKTALKDLLDIFKNFYKNEPFVRIKAEGQSPQLKEVVETNFCNIGIWASQDSRRIIIISAIDNLGKGAAGQAVQNMNIMFGFQETAGLI; this is translated from the coding sequence ATGCTTAAAGTTGCTATTGTGGGAGCTACTGGATATACCGGTGAAGAGCTGGTCAAGATTCTTATTGACCATCCTGAGGCAGAGATAACCTCTCTTACCGCTAAAATAGACCAGGCCTGCAGGATTTCGGATGTCTTTCCCAGGTTTTGCGGAAAAATAGACCTGGAGTGCGCTAATTTAGAAGATATTGCTGAGGTAGCTTCTAAGAGCCAGGTAGTTTTTTTAGCCTTGCCTCACCGGGTCTCGATGAGCATTGCCCCGGAATTTTTGAAATTAGGCAAAAGGGTGATAGATCTAAGCGCTGATTATAGACTAAGGGATATCGCACTCTATGAACAGTGGTATAAGGCCAGACATAGTAGTCCTTCTCTGGCAGAAGAAGCTGTTTACGGTTTACCCGAATTATATCGGGAAGAAATAAAAAAGGCCAAACTGATTGCTAATCCCGGTTGTTATCCTACCGGTATTATTCTTGCCCTGGCCCCGCTTCTTGAAAAAGGCCTTATTGACCATTCAGACATAATTATTGATTCTAAAACAGGTTTGACCGGTGCAGGAAGAAAAGCAGCAATTGAACTGCATTTTTCAGAGATAACCGAAAATTTCAAGGCCTATAAGATTAATCAACATCAGCATTTACCGGAAATAAACCAGGAATTGACAAAACTGGCCAAACACCCTGTTAAAATAACCTTTGTTCCTCACCTGGCTCCGATAAACAGGGGAATATTGAGCACGATCTATCTTAACGAGACCAAAAAGACGGCATTGAAAGATTTGCTTGATATATTTAAGAACTTTTATAAAAATGAGCCGTTTGTAAGGATCAAGGCTGAGGGCCAATCACCTCAGCTTAAAGAGGTTGTTGAGACTAATTTTTGCAATATTGGTATCTGGGCCAGCCAAGACAGTAGGCGGATAATAATAATTTCAGCTATAGATAATCTGGGCAAAGGCGCTGCCGGTCAGGCTGTCCAGAATATGAATATAATGTTTGGATTTCAAGAAACCGCGGGGTTAATTTAG
- the argJ gene encoding bifunctional glutamate N-acetyltransferase/amino-acid acetyltransferase ArgJ: MVKPQDDDGDTMTVNMKIINGGVTAPRGFKASGINCGLKKKGKDLALIYSDIPAEASALFTTNKIQAAPVKISKKNLKHGLIQAILINSGNANSCTGKKGLRAAGRLDSSAALKLGIKSKSVLLASTGIIGKALDAGKIEKAMPELIRQLSYKGSNSAGRAIMTTDTVPKQIALKIKIKARPVTIGAIAKGAGMISPKLATMLVFIATDVNISNSALTAALKESIANSFNLITVDGDMSTNDTVFILANGLAGNPKITRKDSDFYVFQKGLNFAASSLAKMIVKDGEGVTKFIEVIVKGGQTKRDTKNAAFKIANSLLVKTALGGNDPNWGRVVSSLGSSGANLKENLLDIYFDNLKVLSKGRPVTGNRKRLKKILSGKEVTLSVDLNSGKHQTTVWTGDLSSEYIRINRGYGKNH, translated from the coding sequence GTGGTTAAGCCACAGGATGACGATGGAGATACGATGACGGTGAACATGAAAATAATTAATGGCGGGGTAACCGCTCCCCGGGGATTTAAGGCCAGCGGGATCAATTGCGGGCTTAAAAAAAAAGGTAAAGATTTAGCCCTGATCTATTCGGATATCCCGGCAGAGGCCAGCGCTTTGTTCACTACTAATAAGATTCAAGCAGCGCCGGTCAAAATCAGTAAAAAGAATTTAAAACACGGGCTTATCCAGGCTATTTTAATAAATAGCGGCAATGCAAACAGCTGTACTGGGAAAAAAGGCTTAAGAGCAGCTGGCAGGCTTGATTCCAGCGCAGCCCTGAAATTAGGAATAAAAAGCAAATCTGTGCTTCTGGCGTCAACCGGCATTATCGGTAAGGCCCTGGATGCCGGTAAAATAGAGAAGGCTATGCCGGAGCTAATAAGGCAGTTAAGTTATAAAGGCAGTAATTCAGCCGGCAGGGCGATTATGACTACAGACACTGTTCCTAAACAGATAGCTCTAAAAATAAAGATCAAAGCCAGGCCGGTTACTATCGGCGCTATAGCCAAAGGCGCGGGCATGATCTCACCCAAACTGGCAACCATGCTTGTTTTTATTGCTACAGACGTAAATATTTCTAACTCAGCCTTAACCGCGGCGTTAAAAGAATCAATAGCTAATTCATTCAACCTGATTACTGTTGACGGCGATATGAGCACCAATGATACGGTTTTTATCCTGGCCAATGGATTAGCCGGAAACCCAAAGATAACCAGGAAGGACAGCGATTTTTATGTTTTTCAGAAAGGTTTAAATTTTGCGGCCAGCAGTCTGGCTAAGATGATAGTCAAAGATGGAGAAGGGGTAACTAAATTTATTGAAGTTATTGTCAAGGGCGGGCAAACAAAGAGGGATACCAAAAACGCAGCGTTTAAGATAGCCAATTCCCTTTTAGTAAAAACAGCTCTAGGCGGAAACGATCCTAACTGGGGAAGGGTGGTGTCTAGCCTGGGAAGTTCGGGAGCAAATCTTAAAGAAAATCTGCTCGATATCTATTTTGATAATCTAAAGGTGCTTTCTAAGGGCCGGCCGGTTACGGGCAATAGAAAAAGATTGAAAAAGATACTCAGCGGGAAGGAAGTGACGCTTTCAGTAGATCTTAACTCTGGTAAACATCAAACCACGGTCTGGACCGGAGATTTGTCCAGTGAGTATATCAGGATAAACAGGGGCTATGGAAAAAATCATTGA
- the argB gene encoding acetylglutamate kinase, giving the protein MEKIIEKADVLIEALPYIKTFKQKVVVIKFGGSMLLNDDVRTGILQDMVFLSFVGIRPVLVHGGGPIINQRMKASGIQPQFVDGLRVTNKKSVPIAIEALSDLNKQIVKEIRQLGGETKGLDETRKILKVKRHGLFKTIGYVGEISLVDKRPIIKLINRGCIPIIAPVGVIQSGKTNYNINADDVSAHIACSLKAEKLVLLTNVSGIIRNTEQGGSLISTLHVSEVETLISHKIIQGGMIPKIKAAMLSLESGVKKVHIIDGRIKHSLLLEIFTDKGIGTEIVRDK; this is encoded by the coding sequence ATGGAAAAAATCATTGAAAAAGCCGATGTTTTGATCGAGGCACTCCCTTATATCAAGACTTTTAAACAAAAAGTAGTGGTGATCAAGTTCGGCGGAAGTATGCTGCTGAACGATGATGTTCGAACAGGGATTTTACAGGACATGGTATTCTTAAGTTTCGTAGGAATTAGGCCTGTCCTGGTTCACGGCGGAGGACCGATAATAAACCAGAGGATGAAGGCTTCCGGCATCCAACCGCAATTTGTTGATGGTTTGAGGGTAACCAACAAGAAAAGTGTTCCGATAGCAATAGAGGCGCTTTCTGATTTAAACAAACAGATCGTAAAGGAGATCAGGCAGTTAGGGGGGGAAACCAAGGGTTTAGATGAAACCCGGAAAATTTTAAAGGTCAAAAGACATGGTTTATTTAAGACCATTGGTTATGTCGGCGAGATATCCCTGGTAGATAAGAGGCCGATAATCAAATTGATAAACCGGGGATGTATTCCAATAATAGCGCCGGTAGGCGTAATACAAAGCGGCAAAACCAATTATAATATTAACGCTGATGATGTCAGCGCGCATATTGCCTGCTCACTGAAGGCGGAAAAACTTGTTTTATTAACCAATGTTAGCGGTATAATCAGAAATACTGAACAAGGCGGCTCATTGATTTCCACCCTGCATGTTAGCGAGGTGGAAACCCTAATTTCTCACAAGATTATTCAGGGAGGGATGATTCCCAAGATCAAAGCAGCTATGTTAAGTCTGGAGTCAGGTGTTAAAAAAGTTCACATTATTGACGGCAGAATTAAACATTCTCTCTTGCTGGAGATTTTTACTGATAAAGGGATAGGAACTGAGATTGTGAGGGATAAATGA